Proteins encoded in a region of the Streptomyces akebiae genome:
- a CDS encoding alpha-L-rhamnosidase-related protein yields the protein MSMGDFPGGRWHGHWIAAELPEFEIDPTSLGGDLPPARFSRVQFRRTFEVATDTGVPGRVPLRISADSRYVLWVNGVEVGRGPIRSQPRRLRYDEYDIADLLRVGRNVIAVLVTYYGHANSFWQPAASSGVMGRDVQLVLEARLSQGEGDWLVTDAAWRASRSKAWRGLESGQALDGVPIELLDARELDPAWVEVDFDDSAWTEATVVKTSHDGGLAESRPPVDPYGAMLPRGIGMLGGERVVPVAAALQTAPTGETAAKGLPDHPAERLIDRLRAAGPTSAISLPITVARDADTSTIVTVDFGRIVAGHVELDIDAPAGVRLDLWYQESADYDPAAGPVESAPRASASYVTRGHSDRYKAVDVNGLRRIFLHIPSATEGDAREVTVRQIAVSEYHYPFTGDASFSSGDPELDRLYRAGIRTTEMNSFDAFTDCPTREQRAWVGDGVVHQMVHLVANEDWRLARNYVTLGASPRADGMLPMTVVGEIEHRGGYAIPDWALHWIHGVWNLFRHDGDHAATLSLLPVVERVLRWYEPYVDEHGTLSDVPEWNLIDWSSVFSSHRSALITGLWARGLAEYAEMADWLGNAASADWARAHWERIRQGFEDFWDPERGSYVDHIVAGERMPAMSQAAGAVAVVSGLAPQERWSGIVDVVTDPARVVVRSWIGGADGGYDMAKIVEQSLGIYRIDWDAEHEIVMAQPFFSYVVHDAVARAGQAERLPDLLRRWSVFLHEGYDTFGECWGWGTPVHAWSSTPTKDLIWYVLGVTPAEPGYASVKVAPRPGDIDRLSGAVPTPHGLVRVNVDAGKVSVDSPIPVKFVALDGSQATAPAGHSSFEL from the coding sequence ATGAGCATGGGTGACTTCCCTGGTGGGCGTTGGCACGGCCACTGGATCGCGGCCGAGCTGCCCGAGTTCGAGATCGACCCCACCAGCCTGGGCGGCGATCTGCCTCCGGCGCGCTTCTCGCGGGTCCAGTTCCGGCGGACCTTCGAAGTGGCGACCGACACGGGCGTCCCGGGCCGGGTACCGCTGAGGATCTCGGCGGACTCCCGGTATGTGCTGTGGGTCAACGGCGTAGAGGTCGGCCGAGGGCCGATCCGGTCCCAGCCGCGCCGACTGCGTTACGACGAGTACGACATCGCGGACCTGCTGCGAGTGGGCCGTAACGTGATCGCAGTGCTGGTCACGTACTACGGCCACGCCAACTCGTTCTGGCAGCCCGCCGCGTCCAGTGGCGTGATGGGACGCGACGTCCAACTCGTCCTCGAAGCCCGCCTGAGCCAGGGCGAGGGCGACTGGCTCGTCACCGACGCCGCCTGGCGCGCCAGTCGTTCCAAGGCATGGCGGGGCCTGGAGTCGGGCCAAGCACTGGACGGTGTGCCGATCGAGCTGCTGGACGCGCGCGAGCTGGACCCGGCATGGGTCGAAGTCGACTTCGACGACTCCGCGTGGACCGAGGCGACGGTGGTGAAGACCAGCCACGACGGGGGCTTGGCCGAGTCCCGTCCACCGGTCGACCCGTACGGCGCCATGCTGCCGCGTGGGATCGGCATGCTCGGCGGTGAACGAGTCGTCCCTGTGGCCGCCGCACTGCAGACAGCGCCGACGGGGGAGACGGCCGCGAAGGGCCTGCCGGACCATCCCGCGGAACGTCTGATCGACCGACTGCGCGCGGCCGGGCCGACGTCCGCGATCAGTCTGCCGATCACCGTCGCCCGGGATGCCGACACTTCGACGATCGTGACCGTCGACTTCGGCCGGATCGTCGCCGGGCACGTCGAACTGGACATCGATGCCCCGGCGGGGGTGCGGCTGGACCTGTGGTACCAGGAGTCCGCGGACTACGACCCTGCGGCCGGGCCGGTCGAGTCCGCGCCGCGCGCAAGTGCCAGCTACGTCACCCGCGGCCATTCAGACCGGTACAAGGCCGTCGACGTCAACGGCCTGCGCCGCATCTTCCTGCACATCCCGTCGGCGACCGAGGGCGACGCCAGGGAGGTCACCGTCCGGCAGATCGCGGTGAGCGAGTACCACTACCCGTTCACCGGGGATGCCTCGTTCTCCTCCGGCGACCCGGAGCTGGACCGGCTGTATCGGGCCGGCATCCGAACGACCGAGATGAACTCCTTCGACGCGTTCACCGACTGCCCGACCCGGGAGCAACGCGCCTGGGTCGGGGACGGCGTCGTGCACCAGATGGTGCATCTGGTCGCGAATGAGGACTGGCGGCTGGCCCGCAACTACGTCACCCTCGGCGCCTCGCCCCGGGCCGACGGGATGCTGCCGATGACAGTGGTGGGCGAGATCGAGCACCGGGGTGGATACGCCATCCCGGACTGGGCACTGCACTGGATCCACGGGGTGTGGAACCTCTTCCGCCACGACGGGGACCATGCCGCGACGTTGAGTTTGCTGCCGGTCGTGGAGCGGGTCCTGCGCTGGTACGAGCCGTACGTCGACGAGCACGGCACACTCAGCGACGTCCCGGAGTGGAACCTCATCGACTGGTCCAGTGTGTTCTCCAGCCACCGCTCCGCCCTCATCACCGGGCTGTGGGCTCGTGGCTTGGCCGAGTACGCCGAAATGGCCGACTGGCTCGGCAACGCCGCATCAGCGGACTGGGCACGGGCGCACTGGGAGCGGATCCGGCAGGGATTCGAGGACTTCTGGGACCCGGAACGGGGCAGCTACGTCGACCACATCGTCGCCGGCGAGCGAATGCCGGCGATGTCTCAGGCCGCCGGCGCCGTCGCGGTCGTCTCAGGCCTCGCTCCCCAGGAGCGGTGGTCCGGCATCGTCGATGTGGTCACCGACCCCGCGCGGGTGGTTGTACGGTCCTGGATCGGCGGGGCCGACGGTGGCTATGACATGGCCAAGATCGTCGAACAGTCTCTGGGCATTTACCGCATCGACTGGGACGCCGAGCACGAGATCGTGATGGCACAGCCGTTCTTCAGTTACGTCGTCCACGACGCGGTGGCCCGCGCCGGTCAGGCCGAACGACTTCCCGACCTGTTGCGCCGCTGGAGCGTATTTCTCCACGAGGGCTACGACACCTTCGGTGAGTGCTGGGGCTGGGGCACTCCGGTCCATGCCTGGAGCTCCACCCCGACCAAGGACCTCATCTGGTACGTCCTTGGCGTCACCCCCGCTGAACCTGGTTACGCCAGTGTGAAGGTCGCTCCCAGGCCCGGCGATATCGACCGCCTCTCCGGTGCTGTGCCCACCCCGCACGGATTGGTCCGCGTCAACGTCGACGCCGGGAAGGTCTCCGTCGACAGCCCGATTCCCGTGAAGTTCGTGGCTCTCGACGGGAGTCAGGCAACGGCTCCCGCAGGACATTCCAGTTTCGAACTCTGA
- a CDS encoding alpha/beta fold hydrolase, translating to MPIRLTIPTPVGSFDAITAGPADGRPVLLLHGFPQAAISWEHQVEALGARGFRAVAPDTRGYSARVRPQEPAAYGVSELVGDVLAIADELGWDRFDLVGHDWGGAVAWWTAARHPERLRTLTAVSTPHPTAWEEAKRTDEEQRRRSLYQQDWRDPGTENRFLANDAEMLRRMFQGKIPADHVEEYVRRLSEPGALSAALNYYRADRPDQEVGKVEVPTLYVWSTGDVAIGSTAAFATGSWVSRAYSFRKIEDATHWIPEEIPEVLTSLLLDHLDGR from the coding sequence ATGCCCATACGTCTCACCATCCCCACCCCTGTCGGTAGTTTCGACGCGATCACCGCGGGTCCCGCGGACGGCAGGCCGGTGCTCCTGCTGCACGGGTTTCCTCAGGCGGCCATCTCTTGGGAGCACCAGGTCGAGGCGCTGGGCGCCAGGGGCTTTCGCGCCGTCGCGCCCGACACACGTGGGTACTCCGCCAGGGTTCGGCCTCAGGAGCCGGCCGCCTACGGTGTGAGCGAACTCGTCGGGGACGTACTCGCGATCGCCGACGAGCTCGGATGGGACCGCTTCGACCTCGTCGGGCATGACTGGGGCGGGGCCGTCGCGTGGTGGACGGCCGCGAGGCACCCAGAACGCCTGCGGACCCTGACGGCCGTGTCGACGCCGCACCCCACCGCCTGGGAGGAGGCGAAGCGCACTGATGAGGAGCAGCGGAGGCGGTCTCTGTACCAACAGGACTGGCGCGACCCTGGCACGGAGAACCGGTTCCTGGCGAACGATGCCGAAATGCTACGACGCATGTTCCAGGGGAAGATCCCTGCCGACCATGTCGAGGAGTACGTGCGGCGCCTCTCCGAGCCCGGCGCCCTGAGCGCGGCGCTCAACTACTACCGCGCCGACCGGCCGGACCAGGAAGTCGGAAAGGTCGAGGTGCCGACGCTGTATGTCTGGAGCACCGGGGACGTCGCCATCGGCTCCACCGCCGCGTTCGCGACAGGCAGTTGGGTGAGCCGCGCCTACTCGTTCCGGAAGATCGAGGACGCCACTCACTGGATCCCCGAAGAGATCCCCGAGGTCCTCACCTCACTCCTTCTGGACCACCTCGACGGGCGATAG
- a CDS encoding LLM class F420-dependent oxidoreductase — protein MELATTLEYAENNPLKAVEEVVRLEKAGLDAVWVAEAYGFDSPTLMGYLAARTERVTIGSYIINIYSRTPALIAQTAAGLDVLSQGRALLGLGASGPQVVEGWHGRPYDKPLGRTRETVELCRRIWRREVIDHHGIVDMPLPPEKGGTLGKPLKFLNHPVRSEIPIHVAALGPANVRMTAEIADGWLPHLFIPEKAGQIWGGALAEGLARRPAERGNLQIAAGSLLAVGQDAAAARDLLRPMIALYLGGMGAKGKNFYNDLARAYGYEEAAEKIQDLYLSGKKKEAEAAVPDELTELVSLCGPEGYVRERIEAFRAAGVTQLNVRMIDPDPARLVEKVKGWL, from the coding sequence ATGGAACTCGCCACCACCCTTGAGTACGCCGAGAACAACCCCCTCAAAGCTGTCGAGGAGGTTGTGCGGTTGGAGAAGGCCGGGCTCGACGCCGTCTGGGTGGCTGAGGCGTACGGTTTCGATTCCCCGACCCTCATGGGCTATCTCGCGGCCCGCACCGAGCGCGTGACAATCGGTTCGTACATCATCAACATCTACTCGCGGACGCCTGCGCTGATCGCCCAGACCGCCGCCGGACTCGACGTGCTCTCCCAGGGCCGTGCGCTCCTCGGGCTCGGCGCGTCCGGCCCGCAGGTCGTCGAGGGCTGGCACGGCCGGCCGTACGACAAGCCGCTCGGCCGCACCCGCGAGACCGTCGAACTGTGCCGCCGGATCTGGCGACGCGAGGTGATCGACCACCATGGCATCGTCGACATGCCGCTGCCGCCCGAGAAGGGCGGCACGCTCGGCAAGCCCCTGAAGTTCCTCAACCACCCGGTACGCAGCGAGATACCGATCCATGTCGCGGCCCTCGGCCCGGCCAACGTCCGGATGACCGCGGAGATCGCCGACGGCTGGCTGCCGCATCTCTTCATCCCCGAGAAGGCCGGACAGATCTGGGGCGGCGCACTCGCCGAGGGACTGGCACGCCGGCCCGCGGAACGGGGGAATCTCCAGATCGCCGCGGGCAGCCTCCTCGCAGTCGGCCAGGACGCGGCAGCCGCCCGCGACCTGCTCCGTCCGATGATCGCCCTCTACCTCGGCGGCATGGGCGCCAAGGGCAAGAACTTCTACAACGACCTGGCCCGCGCCTACGGGTACGAGGAAGCCGCCGAGAAGATCCAGGACCTCTACCTCTCCGGGAAGAAGAAGGAGGCGGAAGCGGCTGTTCCCGACGAACTGACCGAGCTTGTGTCGCTGTGCGGCCCCGAGGGATACGTACGCGAACGCATCGAGGCGTTCCGCGCCGCCGGCGTCACCCAGCTGAACGTCCGGATGATCGACCCAGACCCCGCCCGCCTCGTCGAAAAGGTCAAGGGCTGGCTCTGA
- a CDS encoding (2Fe-2S)-binding protein, with the protein MPTELPESAAPPPTEAGESSPAPSRRTFIATTAVGGAVVAGGVIGGTILADSHEANAAGAPPSSQVSLTVNGKRRTVTVDNRTSLLDLLREHFDLTGSKKGCNAGACGACTVLVDGRRVNSCLTLAVRLEGAEVTTIEGLAEGDELHPLQKAFIEQDAFQCGYCTPGQIMSGVGCIEEGHTGSSEEIREWMSGNICRCGCYVKIVRAVEQTAGRK; encoded by the coding sequence ATGCCCACTGAACTCCCCGAGTCTGCCGCTCCACCCCCCACGGAAGCCGGCGAGTCCTCTCCAGCCCCCAGCCGGCGCACCTTCATCGCCACCACCGCGGTGGGTGGTGCCGTCGTCGCGGGCGGTGTGATCGGCGGGACGATCCTCGCCGACTCTCACGAGGCGAACGCCGCAGGGGCGCCGCCCTCCAGCCAGGTTTCCCTGACGGTCAACGGCAAGCGCCGGACCGTGACGGTCGACAACCGAACTTCGCTGCTGGACCTGCTGCGTGAGCACTTCGATCTGACCGGTTCGAAGAAGGGCTGCAACGCCGGAGCCTGTGGTGCGTGCACGGTGCTGGTCGACGGGCGCCGGGTCAACTCCTGTCTAACGCTGGCCGTGCGTCTGGAGGGCGCCGAGGTCACGACCATCGAAGGGCTGGCCGAGGGCGACGAACTCCACCCGTTGCAGAAAGCGTTCATCGAGCAGGACGCCTTCCAGTGCGGTTACTGCACGCCGGGTCAGATCATGTCCGGTGTCGGCTGTATCGAGGAAGGCCACACCGGCTCGTCGGAGGAGATCCGGGAGTGGATGAGCGGCAACATCTGCCGCTGCGGTTGCTACGTGAAGATCGTGCGCGCGGTCGAGCAGACCGCGGGCCGGAAGTAA
- a CDS encoding FAD binding domain-containing protein: MHPFTYTKASDTREALNAGRRGGRYIAGGTTLVDLMRETVEHPDALVDISGLPLDEVTVTERGGLRIGALVTMAEAAAHRKVRTLFPVVSEALELSASAQLRNMATIGGNIMQRTRCTYFRDVTADCNRRDPGSGCAALEGVNRTHAILGTSDSCVATHPSDVAVAFAALEATVRLLGPDGERSVPFNDFLLKPGSTPQREQALRRGELITGVEIPALPRPLKSGYLKVRDRQSYEFALTSAAVALHVRGGAIREAKVAVGGVGTVPWKLPAVEEHLVGERPSEALWAAAAQKASDGARPLTHNRFKVELLQRTVERQLRIVGGTK, encoded by the coding sequence ATGCATCCCTTTACGTACACCAAAGCCTCCGACACCCGGGAGGCCCTCAACGCGGGCCGCCGCGGTGGCCGTTACATCGCCGGGGGCACCACTCTGGTCGACCTGATGCGGGAGACCGTCGAGCACCCCGATGCCTTGGTCGACATCTCCGGTCTCCCACTGGACGAGGTCACCGTCACCGAGCGCGGCGGCCTGCGCATCGGCGCGCTGGTGACCATGGCCGAAGCCGCCGCTCACCGCAAGGTGCGCACCCTGTTCCCGGTCGTCTCCGAGGCGTTGGAGCTGAGCGCCTCGGCCCAGCTGCGGAACATGGCCACCATCGGCGGCAACATCATGCAGCGCACCCGCTGCACCTACTTCCGTGACGTGACCGCCGACTGCAACCGGCGCGACCCCGGCTCCGGGTGCGCCGCGCTGGAGGGCGTCAACCGTACGCACGCGATCCTGGGTACCTCCGACTCCTGCGTCGCGACCCACCCCTCCGACGTCGCCGTGGCGTTCGCGGCACTCGAGGCGACCGTGCGCCTGCTGGGCCCGGACGGGGAGCGCAGTGTGCCCTTCAACGACTTTCTGCTCAAACCCGGGAGCACCCCACAACGTGAACAGGCGCTGCGGAGAGGCGAGTTGATCACAGGGGTGGAGATACCGGCTCTTCCGCGACCGCTGAAGTCCGGTTACCTGAAGGTCCGTGACCGGCAGTCCTACGAGTTCGCCCTGACGTCGGCCGCCGTCGCGCTGCACGTGCGCGGCGGGGCCATCCGGGAAGCGAAGGTGGCCGTCGGCGGGGTCGGCACCGTGCCGTGGAAGCTGCCCGCGGTCGAGGAACACCTCGTCGGGGAGCGCCCCTCAGAGGCATTGTGGGCAGCCGCTGCCCAGAAGGCGTCGGACGGTGCCCGCCCTCTCACGCACAACCGGTTCAAGGTCGAGCTGCTCCAGCGGACCGTGGAGCGCCAGCTGCGCATCGTAGGAGGTACGAAGTGA
- a CDS encoding xanthine dehydrogenase family protein molybdopterin-binding subunit: protein MSPQPQAAVGAPLSRVDGRLKVTGKAKYAAEHDVDGAVHAVVVDASIGRGRIRSIDTAAAEKHRGVLRVIHHGNAPKLPYRDNAGSNNPPGRRLRVFQDDRVVFHGQPVAVVVATTLEAAQHGASLVKVEYDAEQSSTDLHEAEPDKPTNYARGDAEAGLRNAPVRLDLTYRLARNHHNPMEPHATIARWDGDKLTVWDKTQWVVGTHDELAAVFDLPAKSVRVINPFVGGGFGSGLRCWPHTVVAALAARVTERPVKLVLSRKQMYFGTGFRPLYEYRLRLGSDRRGRLTAAIHDIDAETSSYETFTEAVMAAGQMMYSMPNVSQAYRQVPLDVNTPIWMRGPGLATASFAIESAMDELAHELGVDPIELRRRNEPSEDEANNLPFSTRRLRECYTVGAREFGWNRRNPRPRSRREGDWLIGLGMAAGVYDPGRFPAEARARLDADGTAVVESATSDMGPGTYTAQTQVAADALGLTMRTVTFRLGDSLYPPTGPHGGSATMASVGSAVVDACDKVRQQAIKLAVEDRESPLYGVDADDVVVRGGRLHVRSNPTRGETYRSLLARNDRTHLQADGSYTGPPQPARRSYHAYNATFAEVAVDATLGLVRVRRMLGVYDAGRIISPKLAESQAFGGIVGGIGAALLEHTVTDHRDGRIVNANLADYLVPVNADVPEVKAIYLDGEDNDGNALGVKGLGEVVQVGVAAAIGNAVFNATGRRVRELPITAEALL from the coding sequence GTGAGCCCCCAGCCGCAGGCAGCCGTGGGCGCGCCGCTGTCCCGGGTGGACGGCCGGCTGAAGGTCACGGGCAAAGCGAAGTACGCCGCCGAACACGACGTCGACGGGGCCGTACACGCGGTCGTCGTGGACGCGAGCATCGGACGTGGTCGGATCAGGTCCATCGACACCGCCGCCGCCGAGAAGCACCGGGGTGTGCTGCGGGTGATCCACCACGGCAACGCTCCGAAGCTGCCGTACCGAGACAACGCCGGGTCCAACAACCCCCCTGGGCGCAGGTTGCGGGTGTTCCAGGACGACCGGGTCGTCTTCCACGGACAGCCGGTCGCCGTCGTGGTGGCCACAACGTTGGAGGCCGCGCAGCACGGCGCGAGTCTGGTGAAGGTCGAGTACGACGCCGAACAGTCCTCCACCGACCTGCACGAGGCCGAGCCGGACAAGCCGACGAACTACGCGCGCGGCGACGCGGAAGCCGGACTTCGCAACGCTCCCGTACGGCTGGACCTGACGTACCGGCTGGCGCGCAACCATCACAATCCGATGGAACCGCACGCCACCATCGCCCGCTGGGACGGCGACAAGCTCACCGTATGGGACAAGACGCAGTGGGTCGTCGGTACACACGACGAGCTTGCCGCCGTGTTCGACCTGCCCGCAAAGTCGGTGCGGGTCATCAACCCGTTCGTCGGCGGCGGTTTCGGCAGCGGGCTGCGCTGCTGGCCGCACACGGTCGTCGCCGCCCTGGCCGCCCGGGTGACGGAACGTCCGGTGAAGCTGGTGCTGAGCCGCAAGCAGATGTACTTCGGCACCGGCTTCCGGCCGTTGTACGAGTACCGGCTGCGCCTCGGCAGCGACCGGCGCGGCCGGCTGACCGCCGCCATCCACGACATCGACGCCGAGACGTCGTCGTACGAGACGTTCACCGAGGCCGTCATGGCGGCGGGGCAGATGATGTACAGCATGCCCAACGTCAGCCAGGCGTACCGGCAGGTTCCCCTGGACGTGAACACCCCGATCTGGATGCGCGGCCCCGGTCTCGCCACGGCGTCGTTCGCCATCGAGTCGGCGATGGACGAGCTCGCCCACGAGCTGGGCGTCGACCCGATCGAGCTGCGTCGGCGCAACGAACCCAGCGAGGACGAGGCGAACAACCTGCCGTTCTCCACCCGTCGGCTGCGTGAGTGCTATACCGTCGGCGCCCGCGAGTTCGGCTGGAACCGCCGTAACCCCAGGCCCCGCTCACGGCGTGAGGGGGACTGGCTGATCGGACTGGGTATGGCCGCCGGTGTCTACGACCCCGGGCGTTTCCCCGCGGAGGCCCGGGCCCGCCTCGATGCCGACGGCACCGCCGTGGTCGAGTCGGCCACCAGTGACATGGGGCCGGGCACCTATACGGCGCAGACCCAGGTCGCGGCCGACGCACTCGGGCTGACCATGCGCACGGTCACCTTCCGGCTCGGCGACTCCCTCTATCCGCCGACGGGTCCCCACGGCGGCTCGGCGACCATGGCCAGCGTCGGCTCCGCCGTCGTCGACGCCTGTGACAAGGTCCGGCAGCAGGCAATCAAGCTGGCCGTCGAGGACCGCGAGTCGCCGCTGTACGGGGTGGACGCCGACGATGTCGTGGTCCGCGGCGGCCGACTGCACGTGCGGAGCAACCCGACGCGCGGCGAGACGTACCGGAGTCTGCTGGCCCGCAACGACCGCACCCACCTCCAAGCGGACGGCTCCTACACCGGGCCTCCGCAACCGGCACGGCGCTCCTACCACGCCTACAACGCCACCTTCGCCGAGGTCGCCGTCGACGCGACCCTCGGTCTGGTGCGGGTGCGGCGGATGCTCGGGGTGTACGACGCGGGACGGATCATCAGCCCCAAGCTCGCCGAGAGCCAGGCGTTCGGCGGCATCGTGGGCGGAATCGGCGCGGCCCTGCTGGAGCACACGGTCACCGACCACCGCGACGGCCGGATCGTGAACGCCAACCTGGCCGACTACCTCGTCCCCGTCAACGCCGACGTCCCCGAGGTCAAGGCGATCTACCTGGACGGCGAGGACAACGACGGCAACGCACTCGGCGTCAAGGGCCTCGGCGAGGTCGTCCAGGTGGGTGTGGCGGCCGCGATCGGCAACGCGGTCTTCAATGCCACCGGCCGCCGCGTTCGCGAACTTCCCATCACCGCCGAGGCGTTGCTCTGA
- a CDS encoding XdhC family protein translates to MLNIADTLHRWCREARPFALATVVDVTGSAPLPAGTSVAVDEDGNAVGSISGGCVEGAVYELCRQVLRDRGAPQRAWFGYSDDDAFAVGLTCGGELDVLVQRIDPSAQQHIGAALADVVRGRPTAVAQIVDGPRNLLGSTLSVLVGGSVTYGTLDDGPADRLVADEARALLRAGRTARVTVGSNGDGCPEPLTVLVHVNASRPRLLIFGTVDFAAALSQAGAFLGYRVTVCDARPVFATEARFPHADEVVVDWPHRYLQRTEVDARTAICVLTHDAKFDIPLLRLALDLPVSYVGAMGSRRTHHERLRLLREAGVTEEQLARLRSPIGLDLGARTPEETAISIVSEIIAHSGQGTGLPLAQVTGPIHRPLPQGSPVAVG, encoded by the coding sequence ATGCTGAACATCGCGGACACACTGCACCGCTGGTGCCGCGAAGCCCGCCCCTTCGCCCTTGCCACCGTCGTCGACGTCACCGGCAGCGCACCCCTGCCCGCCGGCACCTCGGTCGCGGTGGACGAGGACGGCAACGCCGTCGGGAGCATCTCCGGCGGATGCGTCGAGGGCGCGGTCTACGAATTGTGCCGACAGGTGCTCCGCGACCGGGGCGCCCCCCAGCGCGCCTGGTTCGGCTACTCCGACGACGACGCCTTCGCCGTCGGCCTGACCTGCGGCGGCGAACTCGACGTCCTCGTCCAACGCATCGATCCTTCGGCCCAGCAGCACATCGGCGCAGCCCTCGCCGACGTCGTCCGGGGCCGGCCCACCGCTGTGGCGCAGATCGTGGACGGCCCCCGCAACCTCCTCGGCTCGACCCTGAGCGTCCTCGTCGGCGGCAGCGTCACCTACGGCACCCTGGACGACGGGCCGGCGGACCGACTGGTGGCGGACGAAGCCAGGGCTCTGCTGCGAGCCGGACGCACCGCCCGTGTCACGGTCGGCAGCAACGGGGACGGCTGCCCTGAACCACTGACCGTCCTCGTCCATGTCAACGCGTCCCGGCCGCGCCTGCTGATCTTCGGCACTGTGGACTTCGCCGCCGCCCTCAGCCAGGCCGGGGCATTCTTGGGCTACCGGGTCACCGTGTGCGACGCCCGCCCCGTCTTCGCCACTGAGGCGCGCTTCCCGCACGCCGACGAGGTCGTGGTCGACTGGCCCCACCGCTACCTGCAACGCACCGAGGTGGACGCACGCACCGCGATCTGCGTCCTCACCCACGACGCCAAGTTCGACATCCCCCTGCTGCGCCTGGCCCTCGACCTGCCCGTCAGCTACGTCGGCGCCATGGGCTCCCGACGCACCCATCACGAACGCCTGCGCCTCTTGCGCGAGGCCGGCGTGACCGAGGAACAGCTCGCCCGGCTGCGCTCACCGATCGGCCTCGACCTCGGCGCCCGCACCCCCGAGGAGACAGCGATCTCCATCGTCTCGGAGATCATCGCCCACTCAGGCCAGGGCACGGGCCTGCCCCTGGCACAGGTCACCGGTCCGATCCACCGGCCGCTTCCTCAGGGGAGTCCGGTCGCAGTCGGCTGA